The genomic region AGGGTATTTTAAGCAAAAGTGCCAGGGGAAACAAACTGGCTAACACAGTTAAAAAATGTTTTAGGCTGATAAGCAGAAAAATAGTTGCTAGCGGCGGTTGTAGGAGGAGGGAAATGGCTTACTATCTAATTTTCAACCACAGTAGTTTAACTTATGGGTTGCCTGCAGAGGAAATTCAAGAAGTATTTTTTATCCCCGAATTGACACCAATTCCCGACGCACCGGAAGACATGGTGGGAGTGATAAACTTAAGAGGGGAAATTCTGCCAATAATGGATTTAAATATTCGTTTTGGCTATGAGACGAATGGATACCAAATAAGTGACACCCTTGTAGTGGTAAGGCATGAAGAATTAAAAGTGGGATTAATAACTAACCATGTAGATGATGTAGGCATAATTGAGGAGGAAAACATCACTCCCGAGTTGCCTTATGACAGGGGAAGTGAGGAATTTAAACAGGAGAAGTTTATTAAGGGTGTAGCAAAAAAGGAAGACAAGATTATCTTTTTGCTAGACACAGAAAAGCTGCTAAGATATGTAGAATCCCAAACACTATCTCTAGAATTAGACTTATTTCAGTTGCCTGCCGATGGGGTGGAGAAAGGGGAAAGAAGAGAAGACACAACCACAGAGACAGAGGAAAGTCAACAGCAGAGAAAATACAGAAAAACAGACTTTTTCCCCAACATAACAGAGGATGAGAAGAGGATACTCAGAGAAAGAGCAAGCCGTTTGAGACAATCAATACAATTCAAAGACTTCACCGGTTTAAAACCCGTTGCCGTATTTAGTCTAAACCAAGAGTATTTCGGAGTAGAATTATCCC from Geminocystis sp. M7585_C2015_104 harbors:
- a CDS encoding purine-binding chemotaxis protein CheW, producing the protein MELFLLDGKDGKKDSLSHPVRQSQGILSKSARGNKLANTVKKCFRLISRKIVASGGCRRREMAYYLIFNHSSLTYGLPAEEIQEVFFIPELTPIPDAPEDMVGVINLRGEILPIMDLNIRFGYETNGYQISDTLVVVRHEELKVGLITNHVDDVGIIEEENITPELPYDRGSEEFKQEKFIKGVAKKEDKIIFLLDTEKLLRYVESQTLSLELDLFQLPADGVEKGERREDTTTETEESQQQRKYRKTDFFPNITEDEKRILRERASRLRQSIQFKDFTGLKPVAVFSLNQEYFGVELSLVREFIKFKKYTPIPCTPEFVVGNINLRGEVITLIDIRREFNLTPTSLTEETPAIVVNVDGIVAGIVVDEIKEIAMINPQQLQKGERSEEVKIQQEYLQGVIPYQEKMLAIINLAEIMSSGKLIVDEAV